A window of the Ciona intestinalis unplaced genomic scaffold, KH HT000054.2, whole genome shotgun sequence genome harbors these coding sequences:
- the LOC100185958 gene encoding solute carrier family 2, facilitated glucose transporter member 5-like — translation MAIVNSFIFENSRFGAIALFMNAGMLVMITGYQITILNPLAPVMVSLFNQTHVSRYGVPMPPSVSISIMAIVNSFIFVGAFIGGLATKFLLGWFSPKRVMQMGHVVSLLSILVMALITGLTGSYEVLIIGRFLAGLSVGISYNLPSLMVAETSAPAKSGFWQSTVGSCDIFGLLLGAVIGHPRVFGTATLWPVGISLAGVPAVIYLVASIWLPESPFYLIRMKRQDEAVEVLQQIRTGTKGDILEEIARMKSEMKNVEQVGIKEMLTNKGYRKQFFAVLVVYGNLVLVGINNIVIYSDQIFLQAGIAANNVTFATIGVFALSFIASVFGSKIVDRFGGYKVNIACNGILIFAMVLFTISQATAHLAPSAMPYVAIVAVAIYMCAWSGGSNLAVFALVGKLTVEPTRATVYGYGSMLLWTLAWFSSFIPPYLQIGLGAYMLMIWVFFAVVFLIYHLLLIPDTKENSSEEIQAYFNGANQSITNERLEMF, via the exons GAGAACTCGAGGTTCGGGGCGATCGCTTTGTTCATGAACGCAGGGATGCTGGTCATGATCACTGGATACCaaataactattttaaacCCGTTGGCGCCGGTTATGGTCAGTTTGTTCAATCAAACACATGTG AGCCGCTACGGTGTCCCAATGCCGCCTTCAGTTTCCATATCAATAATGGCCATCGTCAATTCGTTCATATTTGTCGGAGCATTTATTGGTGGGTTGGCGACCAAGTTTCTGTTGGGCTGGTTTTCCCCGAAGCGGGTCATGCAGATGGGTCACGTGGTTAGCCTGCTATCGATTCTGGTAATGGCGCTGATAACTGGACTCACAGGATCCTACGAAGTTTTAATTATTGGTCGTTTCCTCGCTGGTTTAAGTGTGGGCATCTCATACA ACTTGCCGTCGCTGATGGTTGCAGAAACAAGTGCACCAGCGAAGTCGGGTTTTTGGCAAAGCACCGTCGGTTCTTGTGATATTTTCGGGCTGTTACTTGGCGCCGTTATCGGACATCCGCGG GTCTTCGGCACAGCAACGCTTTGGCCCGTCGGTATTTCACTTGCCGGCGTCCCCGCTGTTATTTACCTCGTCGCAAGCATTTGGCTGCCGGAGTCGCCGTTTTATTTAATCCGAATGAAGAGACAGGACGAAGCGGTTGAAGTTCTCCAACAGATACGAACCGGAACGAAG GGTGATATATTGGAAGAAATTGCGAGAATGAAAAGTGAAATGAAAAACGTTGAACAAGTCGGCATCAAGGAAATGTTGACGAACAAAGGATACAG GAAACAGTTCTTCGCAGTCCTTGTTGTTTACGGCAATCTAGTTTTAGTTGGGATCAATAATATCGTTATTTATTCGGACCAAATCTTTCTACAAGCAGGCATCGCCGCTAATAATGTGACGTTCGCCACCATCGGTGTTTTCGCCTTGTCATTCATTGCTTCCGTATTCGGG TCCAAAATCGTCGATCGTTTCGGAGGATACAAGGTAAACATTGCATGTAACGGCATCCTTATCTTTGCGATGGTGTTGTTCACTATAAGTCAAGCCACTGCTCACCTGGCACCGTCGGCAATGCCTTACGTAGCGATCGTTGCAGTCGCTATTTACATGTGCGC GTGGTCTGGTGGAAGTAACTTAGCTGTCTTCGCTTTGGTTGGTAAACTGACTGTTGAACCGACTCGAGCAACTGTGTATGGATACGGGTCTATGCTTCTGTGGACTCTCGCATGGTTTAGCAGCTTCATACCACCCTATTTGCAG ATTGGACTAGGAGCTTATATGTTGATGATCTGGGTATTTTTCGCCGTCGTGTTTCTCATCTACCATTTGCTGCTGATCCCAGACACGAAGGAAAACAGCAGTGAGGAAATCCAAGCTTACTTCAATGGGGCAAACCAAAGTATTACAAATGAAAGACTTGAAATGTTTTAA